From Methylopila sp. M107, a single genomic window includes:
- a CDS encoding metallophosphoesterase: MTVIAHLSDPHLGPLPSFRAFDLVSKRGLGAINYMRRRRRWHDMKVLDLIVADIVDEAPDAVAVTGDLTNLGLEGEFLPAALFLGRLGAPERVAAIPGNHDAYVRNVRGAPARVWGAHMSGDDGRVGFPYVRRHGLVALVGLSSAVPTFPLAATGEVGPIQRDALGPLLRSLKDEGLFRIVMVHHPVAEDGTPWLRRLRDAAELREIIAREGAELVLHGHNHEPARAEIAGPQGSVPVVAVPSCSTGLLSHEPLAAYNLYNVEGGPGAWTCEGITRGFTREGEIAETERFRLA, translated from the coding sequence ATGACCGTCATCGCGCACCTGTCCGATCCGCATCTCGGCCCCCTGCCCTCGTTCCGCGCCTTCGACCTCGTGTCGAAGCGGGGCCTCGGCGCGATCAACTACATGCGCCGGCGCAGGCGCTGGCACGACATGAAAGTGCTGGATCTCATCGTCGCCGACATCGTCGACGAGGCCCCCGACGCCGTCGCGGTGACGGGCGACCTGACGAATCTCGGCCTCGAAGGCGAGTTCCTGCCGGCGGCGCTGTTCCTCGGCCGGCTCGGCGCGCCCGAAAGGGTGGCGGCCATCCCCGGCAATCACGACGCCTATGTGCGCAACGTCCGGGGCGCGCCCGCGCGCGTCTGGGGCGCGCATATGTCGGGCGACGACGGCCGCGTCGGCTTCCCCTACGTCCGACGCCACGGTCTCGTGGCGCTGGTCGGCCTGTCCTCCGCGGTGCCGACCTTCCCGCTCGCCGCGACCGGCGAGGTCGGGCCGATCCAGCGCGACGCGCTCGGGCCGCTGCTGAGGAGCCTTAAGGACGAGGGCCTGTTCCGCATCGTGATGGTGCATCACCCGGTCGCCGAGGACGGCACGCCATGGCTCCGGCGCCTCCGCGACGCCGCCGAACTTCGCGAGATCATCGCGCGCGAGGGCGCCGAACTCGTACTGCACGGCCACAATCACGAGCCGGCGCGCGCCGAGATCGCGGGACCTCAAGGGTCCGTGCCGGTGGTGGCGGTGCCGTCCTGCTCGACGGGCCTGCTCAGCCACGAACCGCTCGCGGCCTACAATCTCTACAATGTCGAGGGCGGGCCCGGCGCCTGGACCTGCGAGGGGATCACCCGCGGCTTCACCCGCGAGGGCGAGATCGCCGAGACGGAACGCTTCCGGCTCGCCTGA
- a CDS encoding NUDIX domain-containing protein, with the protein MTSLRARLFRAARARWTLSTKAMTLGVRALAQDKEGRVLLVRHAYTAGWHLPGGGVEIGETAEASAARELLEETNVTARGRGRLVGLYFNVAFGGRDHVALFRFDDFQTGPRPRPNSEIAEIGWFPLDALPEGATPATRRRLAEVFDGAESDGRW; encoded by the coding sequence ATGACGAGCCTGCGCGCAAGACTGTTCCGAGCGGCCCGCGCGCGCTGGACGCTGTCGACCAAGGCGATGACGCTCGGCGTGCGCGCGCTCGCGCAGGACAAGGAGGGACGCGTGCTGCTCGTGCGCCACGCCTACACGGCGGGCTGGCATCTGCCCGGGGGCGGCGTCGAGATCGGCGAGACGGCTGAGGCCTCGGCCGCGCGGGAACTGCTCGAGGAGACCAACGTGACGGCGCGCGGGCGGGGACGTCTCGTCGGGCTCTACTTCAACGTCGCGTTTGGCGGCCGCGACCATGTCGCGCTGTTCCGGTTCGACGATTTCCAGACGGGGCCGAGGCCGCGCCCCAACTCCGAGATCGCCGAGATCGGCTGGTTCCCGCTCGACGCGCTCCCCGAGGGCGCGACGCCCGCGACGCGGCGCAGGCTCGCGGAAGTCTTCGACGGCGCGGAGAGCGATGGGAGGTGGTGA
- a CDS encoding aldo/keto reductase — MPTRRHLLAGAAAGAAILSAAPALGQLYRPLPSNPAGGRYRPPGRLGMGGTQVAGNFVVTGDEQAASALQASWDNGVRYYDTSPWYGLGLSERRFGAFFHDKPRDEFVISTKVGRLLVPDQKVAGTKVGNWAEVPPFRHVYDYTAEGTRRSIEDSLQRLGLASLDIVFIHDLSPDNGDMKDRYLDYLEQAKKGAMPELTRMREQGLIKAWGLGVNTLEPALAAFEAADPDIILSATQYSIMKHEDALKRLMPVAKQRGASVVVGAPLNAGFLAGKARYDYAGKIPQGALEKREKLAAVAARYGTDLRTVALHFANANPTVSAIIPGARDARQATENAASMRATLPAALWDELREARLISTDAPTPSV; from the coding sequence ATGCCGACCCGCCGCCACCTTCTCGCCGGAGCCGCCGCAGGCGCTGCGATCCTCAGCGCCGCGCCGGCGCTTGGGCAGCTTTACCGTCCGTTGCCGTCCAATCCGGCCGGGGGGCGCTATCGCCCGCCGGGGCGGCTCGGCATGGGCGGAACGCAGGTCGCGGGCAACTTCGTCGTCACCGGCGACGAACAGGCGGCGTCCGCGCTGCAGGCCTCCTGGGACAACGGGGTTCGCTATTACGACACGTCGCCCTGGTACGGTCTCGGCCTCTCCGAGCGCCGCTTCGGCGCCTTCTTCCACGACAAGCCGCGCGACGAGTTCGTGATCTCGACCAAGGTCGGCCGCCTGCTCGTGCCCGACCAGAAGGTCGCCGGGACCAAGGTCGGGAACTGGGCCGAGGTTCCGCCGTTCCGCCACGTCTACGACTACACGGCGGAAGGAACGCGCCGCTCGATCGAGGACAGCCTGCAGCGGCTCGGCCTCGCCTCGCTCGACATCGTGTTCATCCATGACCTGTCGCCGGACAATGGCGACATGAAGGATCGCTATCTGGACTATCTCGAACAGGCCAAGAAGGGCGCGATGCCGGAACTCACCCGCATGCGCGAGCAGGGGCTGATCAAGGCCTGGGGGCTCGGGGTCAACACGCTGGAGCCTGCGCTCGCCGCGTTCGAAGCGGCCGATCCCGATATCATCCTGTCGGCGACGCAGTACTCGATCATGAAGCACGAGGATGCGCTGAAGCGGCTGATGCCGGTCGCCAAACAGCGCGGCGCCTCGGTCGTGGTCGGCGCGCCGCTGAACGCCGGATTCTTGGCCGGCAAGGCGCGCTACGACTATGCGGGCAAGATTCCGCAAGGCGCGCTGGAGAAGCGCGAAAAGCTGGCTGCGGTCGCGGCGCGCTACGGAACGGATTTGCGCACCGTCGCGCTGCATTTCGCGAACGCCAACCCGACCGTCTCGGCGATCATTCCCGGCGCGCGCGACGCGAGGCAGGCGACCGAAAACGCCGCCTCGATGCGCGCGACGCTTCCCGCCGCTCTCTGGGACGAGTTGCGCGAAGCGCGGCTGATCTCGACGGACGCCCCGACTCCGTCGGTCTAG